A single genomic interval of Mangifera indica cultivar Alphonso chromosome 5, CATAS_Mindica_2.1, whole genome shotgun sequence harbors:
- the LOC123217151 gene encoding probable receptor-like protein kinase At5g24010 has product MLMEIFHNTHSSFFLLFFFLSYLCAFSFSLSFSPIDNYLIDCGSAVDAIIDNRRFVPDSFRSNSPLFSSSTRSVQLNGPGSSLPQIYNSARVFDRPSKYVFKIRDQGTHMVRLHFHQLNSSEIDFADVKFHVLVNGYVVLSNFSGGHNLLSPRVKEYLIFVHDEQLVIKFLPARKSKLAFVNAIEVISAPKDLILDTAQFVNWDKIEKFDGLSRQALEVMHRVNVGGSKVTPFNDTLWRTWLPDDEFLKSGDGLKRVYFSGRIRYQRGGPSREVGPDNVYNTARVIVSTNASIPNLNMTWEFPVVENYKYLVRLHFCDIASISVGLLFFNVYVNGNLAYKDLDLSYLTAYTLASPFYMDFVVDVDHSGVLSVSVGPSEKSLDHAVDGILNAVEIMKLNKSMGILDGEHCAGLILNSWPRGNTGILVPLVAAVCMILSLSAFMHKRRNGVKNSMGWHKLPTDVPEMNPKHGNQHISVEM; this is encoded by the coding sequence ATGCTCATGGAGATCTTCCACAACACtcattcatctttctttctcttgtttttttttctatcatatctctgtgcattttctttttccctctcGTTCTCTCCTATCGACAACTACCTCATTGACTGCGGCTCCGCTGTGGACGCTATCATAGACAATCGCCGATTCGTTCCCGACTCATTTCGCTCAAACTCACCTTTGTTTAGTTCCTCAACTCGGTCTGTCCAACTCAATGGCCCCGGCTCCAGTTTACCCCAAATTTATAACTCTGCTAGGGTTTTCGACAGACCATCGAAGTATGTTTTCAAGATCAGAGATCAGGGGACACACATGGTACGGCTCCATTTTCACCAATTGAATTCTTCGGAAATCGATTTTGCTGATGTTAAGTTCCATGTTTTGGTTAATGGGTATGTCGTTTTGAGTAATTTTAGTGGGGGTCACAACTTGTTAAGTCCGAGGGTTAAGGAATATTTGATCTTTGTTCATGATGAGCAGCTCGTAATTAAGTTTTTGCCTGCTAGAAAGTCGAAATTAGCGTTTGTTAATGCCATTGAAGTGATATCTGCACCTAAAGATTTGATTTTGGATACTGCCCAGTTTGTGAATTGGGataaaattgagaaatttgATGGGTTAAGTAGACAAGCGCTTGAAGTTATGCATAGGGTTAATGTGGGTGGTTCTAAAGTGACACCTTTTAATGACACTTTGTGGAGGACTTGGTTACCAGATGATGAATTCTTGAAATCTGGTGATGGATTAAAAAGGGTGTATTTTAGTGGTAGGATTAGGTATCAGAGGGGAGGGCCAAGCCGCGAAGTTGGTCCTGATAATGTGTATAACACTGCCCGAGTAATTGTTAGCACGAATGCTTCAATTCCTAATTTGAATATGACTTGGGAGTTTCCTGTTGTTGAAAATTATAAGTATCTGGTTAGGTTGCATTTCTGTGATATTGCTAGTATCTCTGTTGGTTTGCTATTTTTCAATGTTTATGTTAATGGGAATTTAGCATATAAGGATTTGGATCTTTCTTACCTTACTGCTTATACATTGGCTTCTCCATTTTATATGGACTTTGTGGTTGATGTTGATCACTCGGGGGTTTTAAGTGTTAGTGTTGGACCATCAGAAAAGAGCTTGGATCATGCTGTTGACGGTATTCTGAATGCAGTGGAAATCATGAAGTTGAATAAGTCTATGGGTATTCTTGATGGAGAGCACTGTGCAGGGTTGATCTTGAATAGTTGGCCAAGGGGAAATACTGGGATTTTGGTTCCTTTGGTTGCTGCTGTGTGTATGATCCTAAGTTTATCTGCATTTATGCATAAGCGGCGGAATGGGGTGAAGAACTCTATGGGATGGCATAAACTGCCTACAGATGTGCCTGAAATGAATCCAAAGCATGGAAATCAACACATATCAGTAGAAATGTGa